A stretch of the Vitis vinifera cultivar Pinot Noir 40024 chromosome 16, ASM3070453v1 genome encodes the following:
- the LOC109121550 gene encoding rust resistance kinase Lr10, whose protein sequence is MQILHFDIKPHNILLDEDFTPKVSDFGLAKLYSTYESIVSLTVARGTLGYIAPELFYKNIGGVSHKADVYSFGMLLMEIVGKRRHVSVHEENLNEIYFPSWIYDKIKQGKAIEIGDAKEEDMKYILKMVIVALWCVQMKPMDRPSMSKALEMLEGDVELLQMPPKPTLYSHEMSAEDRENNPVDVSISSCNANITISLDGR, encoded by the coding sequence ATGCAAATTCTacattttgatatcaagcctcacaatattcttttggatgaAGACTTTACTCcaaaagtttcagattttggCCTTGCTAAATTGTATTCAACATATGAAAGTATTGTGTCTCTCACTGTAGCTCGAGGAACCTTAGGATATATTGCTCCagagttgttttataaaaatattggagGTGTGTCGCATAAAgctgatgtttatagttttggaatgttaTTGATGGAAATAGTGGGAAAACGGAGACATGTGAGTGTACATGAAGAGAATCTAAATGAAATTTACTTCCCATCATGGATTTATGACAAAATCAAGCAGGGAAAAGCCATTGAAATTGGAGATGCCAAAGAAGAggatatgaaatatatattgaaGATGGTCATAGTTGCATTGTGGTGTGTGCAGATGAAGCCCATGGACCGTCCTTCCATGAGCAAAGCACTAGAGATGCTAGAAGGTGATGTTGAGCTCTTGCAAATGCCTCCTAAGCCTACTCTTTATTCTCATGAAATGTCAGCTGAGGATCGGGAGAACAATCCAGTTGA